From Argopecten irradians isolate NY chromosome 3, Ai_NY, whole genome shotgun sequence:
AACACTGATAATACTGGGAGGTCCTAACTATGACAGGGCCATACTGATGATGCTGGGACGTCCTAACTATGACAGTGTCACACAGATAATACTGGGACGTCCTAACTATGACAGGGCCATACTGATAATACTGGGACGTCCTAACTATGACAGGGCCACATTGATAATACTGGGACGTCCTAACTATTACAGGGCCACACTGATGATGCTGGGACGTCCTAACTATGACAGTGTCACACAGATAATACTGGGACTTCCTAACTATGACAAGCCCATACTGATAATACTGGGACCTCCTAACTATGACAGGGCCACACTGATGATGCTGGGACGTCCTAACTATGACAGTGTCACACAGATAATACTGGGACGTCCTAACTATGACAGTGCCACACTGATAATACTGGGACGTCCTAACTATGACAGGGCCACACTGATAATACTGGGACGTCCTAACTATGACAGGGCCACACTGATAATACTGGGACGTCCTAACTATGACAGGGCCACACTGATAATACTGGGACGTCCTAACTATGACAGGGCTACATTGATAATACTGGAACGTCCTAACTATGACAGTGCCACATTGATAATACTGGGACGTCCTAACTATTACAGGGCCACACTGATAATACTGGGACGTCCTAACTATGACAGGGCCACACTGATAATAAGTCACGATCAAAACACACACTACACTTACAGGGTTGGTAGCCATACTGGGGCGCTCCATCTGAAACAATGACTTTGTATGATAAACTTGTATCTGACATCTTTTAATTTCCACATCCTTGTCTATAACGTGGCATTATGTAATGTGGAAGCCATGTCAATGAATGCTTAAGATCTAAACAATTATAGAAGTCACACATCAGCGTGTTTTAGTTACAAAAGGATGTCCAGTTGAAAGTCGTTTTAACTTTTAATATTACTCTTTGGTTTTACGACAtgtcacacacaacacaattaATCTACTTTCTAGCAAGAGTGCTTAAAACTAAATTGACTTTGAGAATACAGACCTTTGTGTGATGACCACTATGACATAGATAATTTAGATTTCTGTATGAAAGATTaccataatacacacccctgtGTTTTGGCACATAATTTCTTTGTATCTAAAtagaccactgtgaccttgagaAATTGTGATCTAGTCCGAGTTATAGAATACTCTGAAtatgtgtatttgtgtaattGCACATATGAACTTTACCATTTAAATCTCGTATAATGGCACATATGACCAGTGTCATAGTACATATGATATTGACCATATAAATTCCAGTGTAATGGCACATATGACTTTCACCATATAAATCCAAGTGTAACGGTTTATATGAGCTTCACCATATAAATCATAGTGTAATGCCACATATGACTTTCATCATATAAATACGAGTGTTATGGCACATAAGATTTTCACCATATAAATCCAAGTGTAATGGTTTATATGACCTTCACCATATAAATCATAGTGTAATGCCACATATGACTTTCACCATATAAATCCAAGTGTAACGGTTTATATGACTTATATCAAAGTGTAATGGTTTATATGACCTTCACCATATAAATCATAGCGTAATGCCAATGACTTTCACCATATAAATACAGTGTTATGGACTTTCACCATATAAATCCAAGTGTAATGGTTTATATGACCTTCACCATATAAATCATAGCATATGACTTTCACCATATAAATACGAGTGTTATGGCACATATGACTCTCTTCATATAAATCCAAGTGTAATAGTTTATATGAACTTCACCATATAAATCATAGCGTAATAATGCCACATATGACTTTCACCATATAAATACGCGTGTTAAGGCACATATGACCTTCACCATATATATCCCAGTGTAATTAATGGTACACATGACATTCACCATATACATGATAGTGTAATGGCACATATGACCTTCACCATATAAATCGCAGTGTAATGGCACATATGACCTTCACCATATTTAAATCCTAGTTTAATGGCACTGATAATGAGACCTTCCCCATTTAAAATTCCAAGGTAATGGTACATATGACCTTAACCATATTACCTGGTAAGTGTTATGGTACACATGACCTTGACAATATAATTGTAGTGTAATGgtatatatgaccttgaccataCAAATCCTAGTGTAATGGTATAAATAACATCAACCATATATATCCCAGTGTAATTGTACATATGACCTTTACCATATCAAGTTTTATGGTACACATGTCCTTGACAATACAATCCTTGTGTTATGGTATACATGATAATGtatatgaccttgacaataTAAATCCTAGTAGAATATATTGGTGCAATAGGACTGTCCAAACTCAATAGTAAGATGGAACAATATCTATAAACTCCTGATACATGTTCATTTTATTGAACTCCTCATTTGGATGGTTCTGACAAACATGTGAAGCAAGAAGATTCAACAGCAATAAAGATAATGATTAGTCACTACAGTAACGCACACTACACTTAAACAGCTGGTGACCATATTGAGGTGTTTACATGTGTCTGTCAAGTGATCATGGATATCTCGACCCCAATGAAAGGTTTTGACTGGTCATCATGAGGCTTGATGAATGTTgatggctaaaatcttaaacaagGATTGAGATacccctgtccacctgacaaaCCAATggttgattatttttcttccaTACTTTCAAAAAATAACCAATTTTGATTGTTTAGAACCACATGTATTTTTATCTTGCAATCATCATAGAAACATCATAATGCATGtaaattgatgacatcatcaataatGGGTGCCAcgtgtattgatgatgtcacatCATTGTCTTGTGAGTGTGAGCTACCCCAGTAAAACACAGTATCTTTTCCAtgagataaccctgtcaagtatgggagaaaataaTTTCCTGTAAAACCAAAATTTTTAGTGAGGTTCTATTTTTCTGATTTATGGATATTCTTAATTAATGACAGCTGTGCTTGGgtgtaatgtaaaataaataactacAAGTGTACttttattcatttaaagataATGGACTTGTGTTTAACTATTCATTGTGcaaatagttttaaatataatatgtgGATGCTTTAAATCCCGTattcataaacaaacaaacagataaTTGTTGAAAACATCAAATCTGAACCCCACCAAAATATTCAGTTTTACACAACTTACACATCAAATTTTACATAGTACTTACAAGGCTGTTGGCCATACTGGTTTGGAGCCCCAtctaaaaatcaaacaaataaaccgCCACATATGACTTTCACCATATAAATACGCGTGTTAAGGCACATATGACCTTCACCATATATATCCCAGTGTAATTAATGGTACACATGACATTCACCATATACATGATAGTGTAATGGCACATATGACCTTCACCATATAAATCGCAGTGTAATGGCACATATGACCTTCACCATATTTAAATCCTAGTTTAATGGCACTGATAATGAGACCTTCCCCATTTAAAATTCCAAGGTAATGGTACATATGACCTTAACCATATTACCTGGTAAGTGTTATGGTACACATGACCTTGACAATATAATTGTAGTGTAATGgtatatatgaccttgaccataCAAATCCTAGTGTAATGGTATAAATAACATCAACCATATATATCCCAGTGTAATTGTACATATGACCTTTACCATATCAAGTTTTATGGTACACATGTCCTTGACAATACAATCCTTGTGTTATGGTATACATGATAATGtatatgaccttgacaataCAAATCCTAGTAGAATATATTGGTGCAATAGGACTGTCCAAACTCAATAGTAAGATGGAACAATATCTATAAACTCCTGATACATGTTCATTTTATTGAACTCCTCATTTGGATGGTTCTGACAAACATGTGAAGCAAGAAGATTCAACAGCAATAAAGATAATGATTAGTCACTACAGTAACGCACACTACACTTAAACAGCTGGTGACCATATTGAGGTGTTTACATGTGTCTGTCAAGTGATCATGGATATCTCGACCCCAATGAAAGGTTTTGACTGGTCATCATGAGGCTTGATGAATGTTgatggctaaaatcttaaacaagGATTGAGATacccctgtccacctgacaaaCCAATggttgattatttttcttccaTACTTTCAAAAAATAACCAATTTTGATTGTTTAGAACCACATGTATTTTTATCTTGCAATCATCATAGAAACATCATAATGCATGtaaattgatgacatcatcaataatGGGTGCCAcgtgtattgatgatgtcacatCATTGTCTTGTGAGTGTGAGCTACCCCAGTAAAACACAGTATCTTTTCCAtgagataaccctgtcaagtatgggagaaaataaTTTCCTGTAAAACCAAAATTTTTAGTGAGGTTCTATTTTTCTGATTTATGGATATTCTTAATTAATGACAGCTGTGCTTGGgtgtaatgtaaaataaataactacAAGTGTACttttattcatttaaagataATGGACTTGTGTTTAACTATTCATTGTGcaaatagttttaaatataatatgtgGATGCTTTAAATCCCGTattcataaacaaacaaacagataattgttaaaaacatcaaatctgAACCCCACCAAAATATTCAGTTTTACACAACTTACACATCAAATTTTACATAGTACTTACAAGGCTGTTGGCCATACTGGTTTGGAGCCCCAtctaaaaatcaaacaaataaacattttatcatttttatgtatattgtatgctTAATCATAAATACCCATCTGTATGTATGCAATTCTATTTTTGACCAAGCCTTGATAACAGTTAGAAATTCTTAAAGGTTTTAAAATTGGCTTCTGTTAAACTTAAAATGACGAGAGATAACATTAACAGGCTTACTCTGAGGATAAACCGCTTGGTTAAACCCGTATGGCACTGTCTGCTGTGGgatctgttgttgttgttgttgttgagaTTGAGCATAAGGAGGAGGGTGAGTAGGCTGGGGAGGGGCAGgtaactgtaaaataaacaaaaacattagcaggtaaaataatacacatatatgtTGATACTATTCACATGAGCTGTTAATAAACAATTCtcattaacaataattaatttgtaaaCAATCATTATGGAATCATTCACCGTTAATGAAACCAAACAAATCCtgatttgatattgttttacgTCCTATAAACCCCCAGGAGGAGAATGACTTATGGTAGAAGGTTGGGGATATTTGGGATATATTTAATCACCCCAGCCAAACTAAACCACATTGATAGGCCAAATATCTAGAAAGAAATCTGCTGAAATTTCATCAGAATTGCATTAATAGTCAAAAGAACTTACCACTTTTTGGAATGCATCTACCCAAGCtctgaaatgataaaattatattaaatgtaatataacatatgCATATCCCAGCCCTGAAACTCATATGGACTGCTCCATGCAGCCCCTGAATGAAAAGAATTCAAATGTGTCTACAGTGGTGAATGAGTTTTAAAAGTTACGTGCAAAATGTTGTTAATCAGtgtgaatgttttttttatctatttcctTTTCCTACAGCAtagaatcaaaatattttgaaataaacacATAAAAGATCCCAAGGTGGACCAAGGTCAAATATGTGATATCTCAATCTAAAATGAATTTCTGATATATTGTAACCAGATAATGTTTAACTGTACTTACTTTGTATCAGACTCCCCTGCAAACAATATCCatataaccagtaagtttttGTTTTTCCTCTTGCCTCTCACTGGTCTGTCGCTAGGTAAAGCCATGAGTGAGTCGAGGGCCGAGCCCTGAGGAAGATCTGGTCGGTTGGGGATCCGTAAGCACATGCTGCCAAAACCAACATGACTGGCTACAGACTGTAATAGAATGGAAGTACAATAATCACAAAAATCTGGTAGAATGATCTGACTTTCACACAAGCTTTCATGGTAGATAATTCATTTGACAAATTCTGTGTTCGCTGTAACTatcgcccctccccctataagtgcCAAACCCTCTTCTGGAGAAGGAGTTGAAAGTTACATAAAAACCCTCCATGCCTTGGATTTAACAAGGTTTTAAATGTGTAATGCCTATAAAATCTGCATTGTGTCAATGTTGCATGAACTTGGAAGTCTTTCACAAGAGAATCATGATGTAATAAAGCATCTCAAAGGAAAgaaggcatatgcatgtttactttGATCACTATCTTGCTTACCTTAAGTTGTGTTTGTCCTAAACCATCTTGCTTACCTTAAGTCGTGTCTGTCCTAAACCATCTTGCTTACCTTAAGTCGTGTCTGTCCTACACCATCTTGCTTACCTTAAGTTGTGTTTGTCCTAAACCATCTTGCTTACCTTAAGTCGTGTCTGTCCTACACCATCTTGCTTACCTTAAGTCGTGTCTGTCCTAAACCATCTTGCTTACCTTAAGTCGTGTCTGTCCTAAACCATCTTGCTTACCTTAAGTCGTGTCTGTTCTAAACCATCTTGCTTACCTTAAGTCGTGTCTGTCCTAAACCATCTTGCTTACCTTAAGTCGTGTCTGTTCTAAAAACCATCTTGCTTACCTTAAGTCGTGTCTGTCCTAAACCATCTTGCTTACCTTAAGTCGTGTCTGTCCTAAACCATCTTGCTTACCTTAAGTCGTGTCTGTCCTAAACCATCTTGCTTACCTTAAGTCGTGTCTGTTCTAAACCATCTTGCTTACCTTAAGTCGTGTCTGTCCTAAACCATCTTGCTTACCTTAAGTCGTGTCTGTCCTAAAGGAATGTTATCAAAGCGATCATTGAACCACTGAATGATGGAGTCCTGATATAGCACCAGGTACTTCTTCTCCCAGTCACCACCAAAACAGCTGGCTGTTACAAATACAACAGGATAAATAatcaaaaaacaatatacaataatatcataTGATACAGAAAATTTTCCTCATAATTCATTATTAGTGTATGTTCTGAAGtaattatatacacatgtatccTTAAAAAGGGAAAATGAAGatattttgttctattttactAACAAATAGTCACAATTTTTATCTGTGCTGCCCTGTGTCAGGGAAAACTTAAAACTATTTGTTGTTCTTCCATATCTATAGAATGTCTCATTTCAACTTTAGTTATAGGTACAGTAGATTCATAACGAGAAGAACCTGATATCTAATCCATTGTTcttctggtatatatataaaataagataACAAATTATATGGCAAATGATACACAAATGTTTAACATGTACTTTCCGATAAATTATACTAAAATGGGAGcatattttaaagttaaattttTAGTggcaaatttaattaaatacacttACGAGAATATATTTCAACAAATCCTTCTTTAACTTTAGGAGTATGATCTGAAAAAGAAAGTTAAGTAAaactttaaaggatttgtgcagtcaaaaatgataatttcagtttatgctggaaatggctttattagaccgtgtagaaacctctccgtgccgcgcacgaccggaataacctgtaaaccgccgatatcgaggtcaaattttctgaccgcccgattatgcatattttctagccctaaaccgtgtgacgtcacaatagtccgtggcttatagctgtactttaactgatgtgctatcacttacatcgacggtttgtttggttttacgtcctattaacagccagggtcatgtaaggacgtgccaggtttgttggtggaggaaagccggagtacccggagaaaaaccaccggccagcggtcagtacctggcaactgccccacatgggattcgaacccgcatcccagaggtggagggcttgtggtaatatgtcgggacatcttaaccactcggccaccgcggcccctacaTTGACGGCCACAGGAAAAGctgatcaaagattttttttttatatgattacttttgagtgaagttaatcgtacaataactttgtctcgaatataaataattaaaagagtgaaattcgatgtttcaaatactctaatttatgctctaatagcaggtatcttcgtgtaattatgaaagaaaatccacacagaaataaaagtttccgatttttcgtcgaggagttcagcaacgaatacgctttaattcaataatattttcctgtagtctgtatctttgatacattgtgaattgcaaagtttgtgactgtagaacgaaattttacgtaacaattgaagaaatccttgattaaagcatcaaggatatgatgcttgacatacgtacacaccgatgatttatcattacaatcattgtgttgtgtgttgctaaccgaataaatcgagatgcatttattacaataccgtaaaacgtttcaacatgtggtcgaaagaatttacttttgatattataaaagatctaaatattgagatattaagcaaaacaaactatttttcagaccgtgcgatcgctttcaatttttaatcgatatacgaataGATACAccgacattatagatatataattagccatgcctttggtttgatggttatgtaataccttgaccaggatgtcatttacctgtatacaacgccattcatcgaactcacctgtaattacctggccgcgggcaatttgctattcggtggactatatcgggtatttgctattttcttactgtcaatcaggttaggacatccggtaattggattgtgatttgaattatggaaacctcGTACATCTATGTTCTagggttttttattgtcacctccatttttaaaatgaagatgtaaaagcaaatggaaataaagtatacctgatcatacctaggaatacatattacatacacatatatatatgtcgtatgcaggtaaaacaaaaatggaaggtgacttattcagaaacaaaaatggttctaagaactagttcaactaaaggtttaaccttaaaaattattccagtctaactgtaattacggaatcgtggcatatagcaatctccagtaatttctaaggttttcaccgtttcgaatcttaatgtggggttacaacattatcacactaaatatacttatttaaatatcacttagtatatttttaaaaaggtacaaaatattatatctattcttaatgcctgtatacgagtaatttcaattttcatttgaacactgtatgtggttactttttggattatacgataaatgttcatatatcatactattaaatctcggtatgatatacaaaacggtcgacaatgaatatactattttaaggatttagtaaaATTtcgaaataatgaatttaaatctacacttaaactgtaatataggaacatatatcagaaataccattgatgtatttctgctttttagtaaacgttatggataaagtttcgaaggcaacaatatagatatacatattattttcggtataagttcggtactgtaactccaatatcacataactgataaccgtccgcattttcttttttactcaaaaactgtgccgtgtttgcatcgttatagcagaagtttgaatgaaataaaaacacagattctagatatattcatgctaaattttgggattttactcgtaaaaagatagtgttacattatacttttttattacactgaaatttacatcatatgctttctaaatctcagtcctttctaaatctcagtccagactgaaccgaacatcattttgatatcgctatcaaattggactgattatctaatttaaagttaaatatatgcttgtttgaatttttgaagtggtgtaaatggaatgttttgaaactgaaaatatctacatcataaagctagaataaccatttactcgaaaaactcaaattgtagatctaacgtatacgtatatatgctgtatacatgtatagtactaggcttaccttgtgtagccgcggactactctgacatcacaagaccacgtgaccacctagctcattatctctgaaccgtagtcgacactacccgtaaatcacgaccaaaaccaaccgatagagataaaagctaggcgattcgttgggtgggacttaatttttcattcatcaaaagcaatatcctgacgtattatcaaaaaaaatttttggctgcacaaatcctttcaGGACAAAATTGATCTGATGCAGGTGTTAACTGTTTGTGGTGGATCAACCCTATACACCTGTCTTATATAACCATATTACACTAATATACAGTTAAAAAGGCTGCCGTTCTACAAGGGTGAATCAGAGTTTCTTTACCTTCACTTAGACTTTGCTATAATGGTAGTCAGTCAACACAACAGCTGGAATCCAAGAATTGGTCATCCACATAATGCTTATCAATTAACTCTAAATAACATCCGTCACGAATAGTAATTcaacaaattattacattttgacATCCAATACTTTATTAAAGGGAGACCATTCATATCTATCTAAACAGTTATAAAGTGGATTTtgggtgggttttttttaatgtttgcttcaaacatttattgatattttaatttgtaatttatttttacttattcatatatttaacttagACCAACTTTTGGTGGTCAATGCATGCAGTCTGACATGTTCTGTTCATCTGATCCAAATTAATTTTGTGCtaccaaagaaaaaaatatagacATTTTACTTCAGGGCTAAATTTAAGCCATTTTGCCAGTACTCTTCCAAAATGTCCTAAAAAATTCAAATGCTTGATCATTCCAATAGAGAATGTCCAAAGGAAATTTTGTAAAAACCAAAAAATGTCCTAAAGATTTTGAAATCAGTCTGAAACTTAGAGCTGCCTCAGATTGTGAAGTGGAACAACGTTATTAAGAAATGGTGCAACTATGTCATATAAGTAAATAGGTGtcatatgatttaatattttgtacattaaaataagtTTATGTTTGTAACATCAAGTAGACAGAAGTTCCAAACCTGTTTCagaataaaattaatttccaCTTCCCAATTCTGTAATTAATTTCATTGCTTCAATTTGAACAGATTCAAGTTGTTTAGATTCACTAATAGTACAGTTACTGCAGGCAGTATCGGCATACTCTAATATAGGTCTACTCTTACATAAGAACAAAAGGGGCCTATAGTataattaatgtgtttctaTCAAATTAATGAAGTTTTGAAACACTGATTTTAATCTGGCAGTTTactaatattttgttttccaaCATACATGcaatttatgatatatatccAAATCCTCACCAATACCATAATAGTTGAATAGGTATACGTTGTGGTTTAGTTATCACTGTAACTGTCAAGTATTTAACATTTGTTCTTCAAATgttataatgttataatgtGCATCGCCACTGTACAAACCAGGTGCGAGGAATATTCCACGCAGTGTAACACATGTTTAAAATAGTGACAGCTTTTAAAGTACTGCTACATGATCACAAATATATGGAGTAAAGCTATTGAAATCATATCGCAATATGATTAGCTGATGATACATAGCTGGGTTTACACagttaaggttcatgtaatggctttaaacagtgatattttgcaagcctaaaactcattactgtgctgcaattgaacagaactaatttcattaattgttgtatataactgtcagtcttactgttgatatgtaatttgtgaagctgcgtgtaaaatacagtaaaatatgagaaaaatgtatatttctggagaagacatagaactcgtgtgaattgcattgatggaagcaaataatcatgccatcgtgttcagttgtgaatatgccaggtactccaacagtttgtttggcaaaatcggaccagcaaatagcgccggagcctagtgtagtaaatgcaaatggctgctataaatggcggatcaaaaatatcgcatataagaagccatctcaattgatacaaatgtttttatagacaccataaggtactctgaacataacaagaagactcttcacgaaaaaaatagttcaaacaatctgtttggggcgaaaaatgcaaatttccggaaagagcctcaaagtccacattttaaccatttttttttcgtaaatattcttcttgtcatattcagagtaccttatagtgtatataagagcacttgtatcaattaaaatggcttcttatatgctatatttgtgatccgccatttaaagcagccatttgcatttacaacaataggctcctgcgctattcgctggtccgattttgccaaacaaactgttggagtacctggcatagtcactactgaacacgatagcatgtttatttggtgccatcaatgcaattcacacgagttctatgtcttctccagaaatatacatttttctcttattttactgaaatttacaagcaacttcacaaattacttatcaacagtaacactgacagttagccagggtatataccaacaattaatgaaattagttctgttcaatagcagcacagtaatgcgttttaggcttgcaaaatatcactggttaaagccattacatgaaccttaaattaGTGAAAGCACTTACTTAT
This genomic window contains:
- the LOC138318163 gene encoding uncharacterized protein isoform X2, whose product is MGCASGKASVGVINHTPKVKEGFVEIYSPSCFGGDWEKKYLVLYQDSIIQWFNDRFDNIPLGQTRLKSVASHVGFGSMCLRIPNRPDLPQGSALDSLMALPSDRPVRGKRKNKNLLVIWILFAGESDTKAWVDAFQKVLPAPPQPTHPPPYAQSQQQQQQQIPQQTVPYGFNQAVYPQNGAPNQYGQQPYGAPQYGYQPYGAQHQQYPGQPTTVVVNTTTHTQNNHSSGGDGFATGLLLGGALGYGMARPYGWGYGWGWGGYGWGYHGWGSGSWGSFGSHRCGGYGGGGCGAGGCGGGCGGGCGGGGGGCGGGGGGCGGGGGCGGGGGCGGGDTGGGGCSGGDGGGDGWRRWLRWRLWWRMWRMWWRIKY